A genome region from Gadus chalcogrammus isolate NIFS_2021 chromosome 5, NIFS_Gcha_1.0, whole genome shotgun sequence includes the following:
- the fabp7a gene encoding fatty acid binding protein 7, brain, a: MVDAFCATWKLVDSQNFDEYMKELGVGFATRQVGNVTKPTIVISHEDDKVVVKTQSTFKNTEVSGKLGEEFDETTADDRNVKSTFTMEGDNLVQVQKWDGKETKFVRELKDGKMVMTLTFGGIQATRTYEKA, from the exons ATGGTTGATGCATTCTGTGCCACATGGAAATTGGTCGATAGTCAGAATTTTGACGAATACATGAAGGAACTTG GTGTTGGTTTCGCTACAAGGCAAGTTGGCAATGTGACCAAGCCCACCATTGTAATCAGTCACGAAGATGACAAAGTCGTGGTCAAGACCCAGAGCACCTTCAAGAACACCGAGGTCTCCGGCAAGTTGGGCGAGGAGTTTGACGAGACGACAGCTGACGACCGCAACGTTAAA TCTACCTTTACAATGGAGGGAGACAACCTCGTGCAAGTGCAGAAGTGGGATGGGAAGGAGACTAAGTTCGTCCGAGAACTCAAGGACGGGAAGATGGTGATG ACCCTGACTTTCGGGGGAATCCAGGCTACCCGCACATATGAGAAGGCATAA